One genomic segment of Hordeum vulgare subsp. vulgare chromosome 2H, MorexV3_pseudomolecules_assembly, whole genome shotgun sequence includes these proteins:
- the LOC123430343 gene encoding glutamate decarboxylase-like translates to MALSRAQTNSGESLICSTFASRYVRTALPRFKIPEQSIPKEAAYQIINDELMLDGNPRLNLASFVTTWMEPECNKLIQDSINKNYVDMDEYPVTTELQNRCVNMIAHLFNAPIGDEETAVGVGTIGSSEAIMLAGLAFKRKWQNKMKAEGKPFDKPNIVTGANVQVCWEKFARYFEVELKEVKLKEGYYVMDPEKAVELVDENTICVAAILGSTLNGEFEDVKMLNDLLVAKNAETGWDTPIHVDAASGGFIAPFIYPELEWDFRLPLVKSINVSGHKYGLVYAGVGWVIWRNKEDLPDELIFHINYLGADQPTFTLNFSKGSSQIIAQYYQLIRLGFEGYKDIMQNCRDNATVLREGVEKMGYFDLVSKDSGVPLVAFSLKDSSRYTVFDVVESLRRFGWIVPAYTMPADAEHIAVMRVVIREDFSRGLAERLITDLNKVMVEMDAHAKKHGHHEHAKKTAHEIEKEVTTYWRSFVARKKSSLVC, encoded by the exons ATGGCGTTGTCCAGGGCGCAGACGAACTCCGGCGAGTCCCTCATCTGCTCCACCTTCGCGTCGCGCTACGTGCGCACCGCGCTCCCGAGGTTCAAGATACCGGAGCAGTCCATCCCCAAGGAGGCGGCGTACCAGATCATCAACGATGAACTGATGCTGGACGGGAACCCGCGCCTCAACCTGGCCTCCTTCGTCACCACCTGGATGGAGCCCGAGTGCAACAAGCTCATCCAGGATTCCATCAACAAGAACTACGTCGACATGGACGAGTACCCCGTCACCACCGAGCTCCAG AACCGATGCGTCAACATGATCGCGCATCTCTTCAACGCGCCCATCGGCGACGAAGAGACGGCGGTCGGCGTCGGTACCATCGGCTCCTCGGAGGCCATCATGCTGGCCGGGCTGGCGTTCAAGAGGAAGTGGCAGAACAAGATGAAGGCCGAGGGCAAGCCCTTCGACAAGCCcaacatcgtcaccggcgccaatgTCCAG GTGTGCTGGGAGAAATTCGCGCGCTACTTCGAGGTAGAGCTCAAGGAGGTGAAGCTGAAGGAAGGGTACTACGTCATGGACCCCGAGAAGGCCGTAGAGTTGGTCGACGAGAACACCATCTGCGTCGCCGCCATCCTCGGCTCCACGCTCAACGGCGAGTTCGAGGATGTCAAGATGCTCAACGACCTCCTCGTTGCCAAGAATGCAGAGACAGG GTGGGACACGCCGATTCACGTGGACGCGGCGAGCGGCGGGTTCATCGCGCCCTTCATCTACCCGGAGCTGGAGTGGGACTTCCGGCTGCCGCTGGTGAAGAGCATCAACGTCAGCGGCCACAAGTACGGCCTCGTCTATGCCGGCGTCGGGTGGGTGATTTGGAGGAACAAGGAGGACCTGCCCGACGAGCTCATCTTCCACATCAACTACCTCGGCGCCGACCAGCCAACCTTCACGCTCAACTTCTCCAAAG GTTCGAGCCAGATCATTGCGCAGTATTATCAACTCATCCGTCTCGGATTCGAG GGCTACAAGGACATCATGCAGAATTGCCGGGACAACGCGACGGTGCTCCGGGAGGGAGTCGAGAAGATGGGCTACTTTGACCTGGTGTCCAAGGACTCGGGCGTGCCGCTGGTGGCCTTCTCCCTCAAGGACTCATCCCGGTACACGGTGTTCGACGTGGTCGAGAGCCTGCGCCGCTTCGGCTGGATCGTTCCAGCATACACCATGCCCGCCGACGCTGAGCACATCGCCGTCATGCGTGTGGTCATCCGCGAGGACTTCAGCCGCGGCCTCGCCGAGCGCCTCATCACAGACCTCAACAAGGTCATGGTTGAGATGGACGCGCATGCCAAGAAGCATGGGCATCATGAGCATGCGAAAAAGACTGCGCACGAAATCGAGAAGGAGGTGACCACCTACTGGCGGAGCTTCGttgcgaggaagaagagcagTCTGGTTTGCTGA